The Flavobacterium piscisymbiosum genome includes a region encoding these proteins:
- the ypfJ gene encoding KPN_02809 family neutral zinc metallopeptidase, translating into MKWLGGRQSDNVEDRRGLSGGKVAVGGGVIGIIILLLNVFGGENGQTIGNVLEQMQGGQQTQTEAAAPLSEEDKKMGDFVRVVLARNEDTWTKIFAQHGMTYEKPKLVLFRGSVNTACGGASSASGPFYCPGDRKVYMDLAFFEELKTKFGAKGGDFAIAYVIAHEIGHHIQTLLGTSAKMRQEQEGKSEAEANKLSVALELQADFYAGVWAHDNEQYLEAGDIEEALSAANAVGDDAIQSKMQGHVVPDSFTHGSSEQRMYWFKKGFKTGDIKQGNTFDEIR; encoded by the coding sequence ATGAAGTGGTTAGGCGGAAGACAAAGTGATAATGTAGAAGACAGAAGAGGCCTTTCTGGCGGAAAAGTAGCCGTTGGAGGCGGTGTTATTGGTATTATTATTTTGTTACTGAATGTTTTTGGCGGTGAAAATGGTCAGACTATAGGAAATGTATTAGAGCAAATGCAAGGCGGTCAGCAAACGCAAACTGAGGCGGCAGCCCCGTTAAGCGAAGAGGACAAAAAAATGGGAGACTTTGTTAGAGTTGTGTTGGCTCGTAATGAGGATACCTGGACGAAAATTTTTGCCCAACACGGCATGACCTACGAAAAACCCAAATTAGTCCTTTTTAGAGGCTCTGTAAATACAGCCTGCGGTGGTGCATCATCTGCATCAGGACCTTTTTATTGCCCTGGCGATCGCAAAGTCTATATGGATTTGGCTTTTTTCGAAGAATTAAAAACTAAATTTGGAGCTAAAGGTGGTGATTTTGCCATTGCTTATGTTATCGCTCATGAAATAGGACATCATATTCAGACTTTATTAGGAACGTCTGCAAAAATGCGTCAGGAACAAGAAGGAAAAAGTGAAGCCGAAGCTAATAAACTTTCTGTAGCTCTGGAATTACAAGCTGATTTTTATGCCGGAGTTTGGGCTCACGACAACGAACAATATCTTGAAGCAGGAGACATCGAAGAGGCATTAAGTGCTGCTAATGCAGTTGGTGACGATGCTATTCAGAGTAAAATGCAGGGACATGTTGTTCCGGATTCATTTACCCACGGTTCATCAGAACAAAGAATGTATTGGTTCAAAAAAGGTTTTAAAACTGGCGATATCAAACAAGGCAATACGTTCGACGAAATACGATAA